In the Topomyia yanbarensis strain Yona2022 chromosome 3, ASM3024719v1, whole genome shotgun sequence genome, one interval contains:
- the LOC131689026 gene encoding myrosinase 1-like: protein MRRYLLLGILLFVGFTVIQGQRVFPTDFKFGVGTSAYQIEGAWNEDGKGESIWDYLVHNHPEKIGDRTNGDIACDSYRLWHRDVEMLKDLGVDVYRFSIAWTRIMPTGISNQINTAGVEYYNNLINALLENNITPLVVLYHWDLPQRLQQLGGWTNREVIGHFREYARFAFATFGDRVKWWTTFNEPLQTCRQSYEWDAMAPGYNFPGIPSYLCTHNLLLSHAEAVEVYRTQFQPEQKGKIGITVDSSWAEPRSDSPEDQEASETNLQFFLGWFMHPIYSTSGNYPQVMIDRIAALSQQQGFAKSRLPTFSVEEINKLKGSSDFFGFNTYTTYIVYKNDGGNSVKFPEPSFDHDRGVVEYQDASWPGTGSDWFRVYPKGIYNLLKWINKEYNNPEVYITENGYSDRGGTRDEGRVQYFKDYMSAVLDAIDEGCNVKGYIAWSLMDNFEWRAGLIERFGLYYVDYNHPNRTRTQKSSAKFYASVIETRKIDMDFMPEPEEGSTTQNPEESTTGTPEPGAGTTIVSSISVLITAVAFLLRNLF from the exons ATGAGGCGCTACTTACTACTTGGTATCCTTCTATTTGTAGG GTTTACCGTGATACAGGGACAAAGGgtatttccaaccgattttaaGTTCGGAGTTGGAACCTCTGCCTATCAGATTGAAGGAGCATGGAATGAAGATGGCAAAGGTGAATCCATTTGGGATTACTTAGTGCACAATCACCCAGAGAAGATCGGAGATCGAACAAATGGCGATATTGCTTGTGATAGTTACCGATTG TGGCATCGCGACGTTGAAATGCTAAAAGATCTCGGTGTTGACGTCTATCGATTCTCCATCGCATGGACTCGAATTATGCCCACTGGAATTAGTAACCAAATCAACACGGCAGGGGTAGAGTACTACAACAATCTGATCAATGCACTGTTGGAAAACAACATCACACCGCTAGTGGTTTTGTATCACTGGGATCTTCCGCAACGTCTGCAGCAGCTGGGTGGTTGGACGAATCGGGAAGTTATTGGTCACTTCAGAGAATATGCAAGGTTTGCCTTCGCTACTTTCGGAGATCGCGTCAAGTGGTGGACGACGTTCAACGAACCGCTGCAAACATGCCGCCAATCATACGAATGGGATGCTATGGCTCCTGGTTACAACTTCCCTGGAATTCCAAGCTATCTTTGTACGCACAACTTGCTCCTGTCGCATGCAGAAGCTGTCGAGGTTTATCGAACTCAGTTCCAGCCTGAACAAAAAG GAAAAATCGGTATAACTGTCGACTCATCTTGGGCAGAGCCTAGAAGCGATTCTCCCGAAGATCAGGAAGCTTCGGAAACTAACTTGCAATTTTTC CTTGGTTGGTTCATGCATCCAATTTACTCCACCAGCGGAAACTACCCACAAGTGATGATCGATCGGATCGCTGCGCTCAGTCAGCAACAAGGATTTGCTAAATCACGTCTACCAACGTTCTCTGTCGAAGAGATCAACAAACTGAAAGGATCTTCGGACTTCTTCGGATTCAACACTTACACAACTTATATAGTATACAAGAATGACGGTGGAAACTCGGTCAAGTTCCCAGAACCGTCTTTCGATCATGACCGTGGCGTTGTGGAATATCAGGATGCAAGCTGGCCCGGAACTGGATCAGACTGGTTCCGTGTGTATCCCAAAGGAATCTACAATCTGCTGAAATGGATCAACAAAGAGTACAACAATCCGGAAGTGTACATCACAGAAAACGGTTACAGTGATCGGGGAGGTACCCGAGACGAAGGTCGTGTTCAGTACTTCAAGGACTACATGAGTGCTGTGTTGGATGCGATCGACGAGGGGTGCAATGTTAAAGGATACATTGCTTGGAGTCTGATGGACAACTTTGAATGGCGCGCTGGGTTGATCGAACGCTTTGGTTTGTACTATGTCGATTACAATCACCCAAATAGGACACGAACGCAGAAATCATCAGCCAAATTCTACGCGAGTGTTATCGAGACCCGCAAGATTGATATGGATTTTATGCCAGAGCCGGAAGAGGGAAGTACGACGCAAAACCCTGAAGAAAGCACAACCGGCACGCCGGAACCGGGTGCGGGAACAACGATTGTATCTAGCATTTCGGTGTTGATTACAGCTGTTGCTTTTTTGCTGAGAAACTTATTTTAG
- the LOC131689025 gene encoding myrosinase 1, with translation MNILVMRALRGRRLIAHRSISTTTVHSCYHMILISIALLLAVVCGGTSGQITRRFPADFRFGVGSSAYQIEGGWNAGGKGESIWDRMTHRHPEKIEDRSNGDVSSDSYHNWRRDAEMVHELGVDIYRFSLSWPRILPSGFVNSVSKNGIRYYSGLIDELIRYNITPMVTLYHWDLPQRLQDLGGWTNPELISYFKDYARVAFEQFGDRVQIWTTFNEPWHVCEQAYGIDFMAPALDYPGIASYLCGHNLLKAHAEVVHMYRRRFMPAQHGTIGFTTDISWPEPMTGSEEDRAASERSLQFYIGWFAHPIFSESGDYPQVMIDRVAALSKQQGFSKSRLPKFTREEVEMIKGTADFFGINSYTSVLVQRNDRNNSAKFPVPSFNHDMGVVESSDPTWPKSGSVWLHVVPSGMNKLLNWIRKEYNNPPVYVTENGVSDRGGTNDVKRIDYFNSYLEAVLDAIEDGCNVQMYVAWSLMDSYEWKAGFTEKFGLYHVDFSSPNRTRTPKASAKVFANIVRTHQIDWSYRPMPEVMIKPPSPYRSNSSVKVPVIYLLIATVAVALKVLFCS, from the exons ATGAATATCCTGGTGATGCGCGCTCTGCGGGGGCGAAGACTGATAGCTCATCGATCAATTTCTACGACGACAGTTCATAGCTGCTACCATATGAT ATTGATCTCGATAGCGTTGTTGCTGGCCGTGGTTTGCGGTGGAACGAGTGGTCAGATTACGAGGAGATTTCCAGCCGACTTCCGGTTTGGGGTTGGTTCATCCGCTTACCAGATCGAGGGTGGCTGGAACGCCGGTGGCAAGGGGGAGTCTATCTGGGACCGAATGACGCACCGACACCCGGAGAAGATTGAAGATCGAAGCAATGGCGATGTCAGCTCGGACAGTTATCATAAC TGGCGCCGCGACGCCGAGATGGTACACGAACTGGGTGTCGATATATATCGTTTCTCTCTTTCGTGGCCCCGAATTTTGCCGAGTGGATTTGTGAACAGCGTTAGTAAGAACGGAATCCGTTACTACAGCGGACTTATTGACGAGCTGATCAGGTACAACATCACCCCGATGGTGACCTTATATCATTGGGATCTGCCCCAGCGGTTGCAGGATTTGGGCGGCTGGACGAACCCGGAACTGATTAGTTACTTTAAGGACTATGCGCGGGTCGCATTCGAACAGTTTGGTGATCGCGTTCAGATTTGGACGACCTTCAACGAACCGTGGCATGTTTGTGAGCAAGCGTACGGTATTGATTTTATGGCTCCAGCTCTAGATTACCCGGGAATAGCAAGTTACTTGTGTGGGCACAACTTGCTGAAAGCCCACGCCGAGGTTGTTCATATGTACAGAAGAAGGTTTATGCCAGCACAGCATGGGACGATCGGGTTCACGACCGACATTTCCTGGCCGGAACCGATGACCGGTAGTGAGGAAGATCGTGCTGCTTCGGAACGCAGCTTGCAGTTTTATATTGGATGGTTTGCTCATCCGATTTTCTCAGAGAGTGGAGATTACCCGCAGGTGATGATTGATCGGGTGGCTGCGCTGAGCAAACAGCAAGGGTTCTCCAAATCTAGACTGCCGAAATTCACTCGGGAAGAGGTGGAGATGATCAAAGGAACGGCAGATTTCTTTGGAATCAACTCATACACGTCGGTGCTGGTTCAGAGGAATGATAGAAATAACTCGGCGAAATTCCCGGTACCCTCTTTCAATCATGATATGGGTGTTGTGGAATCCAGTGACCCAACTTGGCCAAAGAGCGGTTCCGTATGGTTGCAT GTGGTTCCATCGGGAATGAATAAACTGCTGAATTGGATTCGCAAAGAGTACAACAATCCCCCGGTGTATGTGACGGAAAATGGTGTCAGCGATCGGGGTGGAACCAACGATGTCAAGCGGATCGATTACTTTAACTCCTACCTGGAGGCGGTACTGGATGCGATCGAGGACGGTTGTAATGTTCAGATGTACGTTGCCTGGAGTTTGATGGATAGCTACGAATGGAAGGCAGGATTCAC CGAAAAGTTCGGCCTTTACCATGTTGATTTTAGCAGTCCCAATCGAACACGCACTCCCAAGGCTTCGGCAAAGGTATTCGCCAATATAGTACGAACCCACCAGATCGACTGGAGTTATCGACCGATGCCGGAAGTAATGATCAAACCGCCATCTCCTTACCGTTCCAACAGTAGTGTTAAAGTTCCTGTGATATATTTGCTTATTGCAACTGTGGCCGTCGCGTTGAAAGTGCTCTTCTGTAGTTAG